A single genomic interval of Verrucomicrobiota bacterium harbors:
- the glmS gene encoding glutamine--fructose-6-phosphate transaminase (isomerizing): MCGIVGYIGNKQASPILLRGLKRLEYRGYDSAGVAIRDDEGIRQVRRVGRVQSLSTALQSDPLKGTIGISHTRWATHGGVSEHNAHPHISSDGKFSLVHNGVIENFSSMKHFLEDKGYSFSSETDSEALVNLIAYHYAKEPENGSGESRFLRSVRKALLHVEGTYGIAVICIDYPDVMIGARLGSPLIVGLGKDENFIASDVGALVGATLNVIYLNDGELVELSRDNYQVITADEELVDAIIHQVDWEVEDSEKGDFRHFMLKEIFEQPRALENAMRGRFSKDESSAKFGGLNIDVRELRQVERIVFCGCGTAWHACLIAEYLIEKYARIPVEVEYASEFRYRNAPLDRDTLIFVVSQSGETIDTLAALREAKRKGYRTLAINNVVGSTIAREADGGIYQHAGPEIGVASTKAFTSQLVLVSMVALYFGRIRDLSFSAGRNFVQSLRELPSKVEETLKLNDQIKSVAEKYAQHEDCLFLGRQLMFPVALEGALKLKEISYIHAEGYPAAEMKHGPIALISEGCPSVFLVEGGEIFQKTIANMQEVKARKGKVIAIATEDCDIPDGLVDDLIVVPSATDPALPIIMSVPLQLLSYHIAVARDCDVDKPRNLAKSVTVE, translated from the coding sequence ATGTGTGGAATTGTCGGATACATCGGTAACAAACAAGCCAGCCCCATTCTATTGAGGGGATTGAAACGCCTTGAGTATCGGGGCTACGACAGTGCCGGTGTTGCGATCCGTGACGACGAGGGTATCCGTCAAGTGCGTCGCGTTGGCCGGGTCCAGAGCCTTTCGACTGCCCTGCAGTCCGATCCACTGAAAGGCACGATCGGCATATCCCACACTCGTTGGGCTACTCATGGGGGGGTCTCAGAACACAATGCCCACCCACATATTAGTTCCGATGGAAAGTTCTCCCTCGTTCATAATGGGGTGATCGAGAACTTCTCCAGCATGAAGCATTTTCTGGAGGACAAGGGTTACTCGTTCTCCTCGGAAACTGACTCCGAAGCACTCGTCAATCTGATTGCCTATCACTACGCCAAGGAACCGGAAAACGGCTCAGGTGAAAGCCGTTTTCTAAGGAGCGTGCGTAAAGCTCTTCTCCACGTCGAGGGAACCTACGGGATCGCGGTCATTTGTATTGACTATCCCGATGTTATGATCGGTGCCCGTCTAGGCTCACCGCTAATTGTAGGCCTAGGAAAAGATGAAAATTTCATCGCCAGCGATGTCGGGGCTCTGGTCGGTGCGACCCTCAACGTGATCTACCTCAATGATGGCGAGCTGGTCGAGCTTTCGAGAGACAATTACCAGGTCATCACTGCCGATGAGGAGTTGGTCGATGCCATCATCCATCAAGTCGATTGGGAGGTCGAAGACTCCGAGAAGGGAGACTTCCGGCATTTCATGCTCAAAGAGATTTTTGAGCAGCCGCGAGCACTTGAAAACGCAATGCGAGGACGGTTCTCCAAGGATGAAAGCTCTGCCAAGTTTGGTGGACTCAACATCGATGTCAGGGAACTCCGACAGGTCGAAAGGATTGTATTTTGCGGTTGCGGCACGGCCTGGCACGCCTGTCTAATCGCTGAGTACCTGATAGAAAAGTACGCCCGAATTCCGGTCGAGGTGGAATACGCGTCTGAATTTCGCTACCGAAACGCACCGCTCGATAGAGATACGTTGATCTTCGTAGTGAGCCAGTCCGGCGAAACGATTGATACTTTGGCGGCTCTGCGTGAGGCGAAGCGCAAGGGCTACCGAACCCTCGCTATCAACAATGTAGTCGGATCCACGATTGCCCGAGAGGCCGACGGTGGAATCTATCAACATGCCGGGCCAGAAATCGGTGTTGCCTCCACAAAAGCATTCACCTCGCAGCTTGTTCTCGTTTCGATGGTCGCTCTCTATTTTGGTCGCATCCGCGATCTCAGCTTTAGTGCCGGCCGCAATTTCGTCCAGTCATTGCGGGAGCTCCCAAGCAAGGTCGAGGAAACGCTTAAGCTGAACGATCAAATCAAGTCAGTTGCCGAGAAATACGCGCAGCACGAGGACTGCCTTTTCCTTGGAAGACAGTTGATGTTTCCGGTGGCGCTCGAAGGGGCTTTGAAGCTGAAGGAAATCTCCTACATCCATGCCGAGGGCTATCCAGCCGCCGAAATGAAGCACGGGCCTATCGCTCTGATCTCCGAGGGATGTCCGTCCGTCTTTCTCGTCGAGGGCGGAGAGATTTTCCAGAAGACGATCGCTAACATGCAGGAGGTGAAAGCACGAAAAGGTAAAGTGATTGCGATCGCCACCGAAGACTGCGACATCCCGGATGGACTAGTCGATGACTTGATCGTTGTTCCCAGCGCAACCGATCCTGCACTACCCATTATCATGAGTGTTCCCCTCCAACTTCTCAGCTACCACATTGCCGTCGCAAGGGATTGCGATGTGGACAAGCCGCGAAATCTGGCCAAGTCGGTTACTGTGGAGTAG
- a CDS encoding glucose-1-phosphate adenylyltransferase, which yields MRKRIISVIMGGGRGTRLRPLTQRRCKPAVPLAGKYRLVDIPISNCLNSGLNQIYVLSQFNTASLHRHIQESYKFDPFGGGFVDILSAEQTESGDSWYQGTADAVRQNLMHFGIRDSDLILILSGDQLYRMDFNPMIRQHVEGNADITVSATTVSKEQAPAFGLMRVEDDLSIAEFVEKPKEASLIESLVISKKLKASLDGEHKEDVCLASMGLYLFNVGVLREALKSSHTDFGKEIIPELLGKKKLHGYIFDGYWEDIGTVAAFFEANLRLTDEVPPFNFFDEENRIYSRARYLPATKINGARIERTIIADGCILSRCSLKRAVIGVRSVVEEGSTLENVVMMGSDAFENGRGEDFESDDSLSEIPVGVGRNCTIRNAIIDKNARIGEGVTLDPTGLPENYAKDGIVIRDGILVVPKKTTVPPGFILR from the coding sequence ATGCGGAAACGAATTATTTCGGTCATCATGGGAGGCGGCCGCGGAACGAGGCTTCGGCCGTTGACGCAAAGGCGTTGTAAGCCAGCGGTCCCTCTCGCGGGTAAATACCGCTTGGTAGACATTCCGATAAGCAACTGTCTCAATTCCGGACTGAACCAGATTTACGTCCTGAGCCAATTCAACACCGCCTCCCTTCATAGGCACATTCAGGAGTCCTACAAGTTTGATCCGTTCGGCGGAGGTTTTGTGGATATCCTCTCAGCAGAGCAAACGGAATCCGGGGATTCATGGTATCAGGGGACGGCCGACGCCGTTCGGCAAAACCTCATGCACTTTGGTATTCGAGATTCGGATCTGATCCTCATTCTCTCCGGTGATCAGCTCTACCGCATGGATTTTAACCCCATGATCAGGCAGCATGTTGAAGGCAATGCAGACATTACTGTTTCGGCGACAACGGTTTCCAAAGAACAGGCGCCTGCTTTTGGTCTCATGAGGGTGGAGGATGATCTTTCGATTGCTGAGTTCGTAGAGAAACCGAAAGAGGCGTCCTTGATTGAGAGTTTGGTGATTAGCAAAAAGTTAAAGGCGTCCCTTGATGGCGAGCACAAAGAGGACGTCTGCCTGGCTTCAATGGGTCTCTACTTGTTCAATGTAGGGGTGTTACGGGAAGCTCTAAAGTCGTCCCACACGGATTTCGGAAAGGAAATAATCCCTGAACTCTTAGGAAAAAAGAAACTCCACGGTTACATCTTCGACGGGTATTGGGAAGACATCGGGACGGTTGCCGCTTTTTTTGAGGCCAACCTCAGGTTAACCGATGAGGTTCCGCCCTTCAATTTTTTTGATGAAGAGAATCGAATCTACTCGCGGGCGCGTTATCTCCCGGCGACAAAGATCAATGGTGCAAGGATCGAGCGCACGATCATAGCCGACGGATGTATTCTTTCGCGCTGTTCGCTTAAACGGGCGGTGATTGGTGTCCGTTCTGTTGTCGAAGAGGGCTCGACCTTGGAAAACGTGGTCATGATGGGATCGGACGCATTCGAAAATGGACGTGGCGAGGATTTTGAGAGCGATGATTCTCTTAGTGAGATCCCGGTTGGTGTGGGACGCAATTGCACGATCAGGAATGCGATCATTGATAAGAATGCTCGAATCGGAGAAGGCGTAACGCTGGATCCTACAGGACTGCCAGAGAACTACGCAAAAGACGGTATCGTCATCCGCGACGGCATTCTGGTGGTCCCGAAGAAGACGACTGTTCCTCCAGGCTTTATCCTACGATGA